Proteins from one Cryptomeria japonica chromosome 4, Sugi_1.0, whole genome shotgun sequence genomic window:
- the LOC131874763 gene encoding probable disease resistance protein At1g61300, with the protein MDFISGRVKEIISSRLQAIAKEIKQLTSVSNDAERLRHEIDCVKGIVNHINSGLSWKGRQPLAVVRQWVSTQEQIVNSAEEVFLQYEENKNRRLCCCCPHCFLVKRSSRKIRNALAELDELLKMKDSDFPKNGDLGEPQETLLQPMRNELVGAFVHEKLSELETWMLEDGSVRVVGVYGMPGVGKTSLLKQIINNEKVLNFFKLVIWVTVSRKGDISTLQRRIFERIELPWRSNLTIDEAAAVLHSVFKDRRLLLILDDVRRIIDVSNLGISAPENTTKVVLISRDKEVCKSMKADRMIAMKHLTEEESWELFCKGAFVAGDDHNIDSEIEQLARGVVKESKGHPLAIKMLARTMPLLHSSALSEWECILKELKAIDPQFYRIDEEILMELFKPLKHSYDALETDELRLCFLCMAAYGQDEEIDADQLIQLWLAEGLVKSRFEGRYVVLKILVDRCFVDVEVKEENGIDSWKVKIHDLLRDMVVHIAEIDQNSLFLAGQSLTWFPFSALENVQWVRISLMHNRIRSLPDEIYCRNLVTLLLNSTTIDEVPERFLEYLYMLKVLDLSNTPIKFLPMSIRHLYDLLYLQLSNTQIRVLHDRTFELSRVQFLDLSFSPLICIQSMIKKMKCLRILKLAHCYDLEFVSPDISQLTGLEELDMWKTLFAFSCEFETGQEIKKASLQDVCKLHRLKRLRLTLKSPIEERTVGNLVELQELWLLWMPQVRQTHLPTDMRAMHNLERLHLYDCHIEGTPDLFSELQNLNYLKLKSSELLLTLSGLGLSRLSNLEEIEIEECLLLTELGEEFGRKGCFPVLRRLKLWMLPSLESLPSSVEEGALPRLQTLAIFRCMKVKVLPLGLDNLKSLEQIRGDKEWWNEISSEDEEMKNPSLHAKYVEILEIHDNYHV; encoded by the coding sequence ATGGATTTTATTAgtggaagagtgaaagagattatAAGCAGTCGCTTGCAGGCAATTGCGAAAGAGATTAAGCAACTAACTAGTGTATCCAACGATGCCGAGCGCCTCCGCCATGAGATAGATTGTGTGAAGGGAATAGTCAATCATATTAACAGTGGGCTAAGCTGGAAAGGTCGACAACCTTTGGCAGTGGTGAGGCAATGGGTGAGCACACAAGAGCAGATCGTCAATTCTGCTGAAGAGGTTTTTCTCCAGTACGAAGAAAACAAGAACCGTCGCTTGTGTTGTTGCTGCCCTCACTGTTTCCTTGTGAAAAGATCCAGTCGAAAGATCCGTAATGCTCTAGCGGAGTTAGATGAGCTTCTCAAGATGAAAGATTCAGATTTTCCTAAGAATGGAGACCTTGGAGAGCCTCAGGAGACGCTGCTGCAGCCCATGCGGAACGAGCTGGTTGGCGCATTTGTTCACGAGAAGCTGTCGGAGCTCGAGACGTGGATGCTAGAAGATGGCTCTGTTCGTGTAGTTGGTGTCTATGGAATGCCCGGCGTGGGAAAGACGTCCCTGCTCAAACAAATCATCAACAATGAAAAGGTACTCAATTTCTTTAAGCTTGTGATTTGGGTTACTGTGTCAAGAAAAGGCGATATCTCTACTCTCCAGAGGCGTATTTTTGAGAGAATTGAGTTGCCTTGGCGATCCAATTTGACCATTGACGAGGCCGCAGCGGTGTTGCATTCGGTTTTCAAGGACAGGCGACTCCTTCTCATTTTGGACGATGTGCGGAGAATCATAGATGTTTCCAATTTGGGAATTTCTGCTCCTGAGAATACAACAAAAGTTGTACTAATTTCCAGAGATAAAGAGGTGTGCAAGAGCATGAAAGCTGACAGAATGATTGCAATGAAgcatctgacagaggaagaaagttgGGAGCTTTTCTGCAAAGGAGCCTTTGTAGCTGGCGATGATCATAATATTGATAGCGAGATAGAGCAGTTGGCCAGGGGCGTTGTAAAGGAAAGTAAAGGGCATCCCCTGGCCATTAAAATGCTTGCTCGCACAATGCCACTGCTTCACAGCAGTGCGCTGTCGGAATGGGAATGCATTCTGAAAGAGCTAAAGGCGATTGATCCCCAGTTTTATCGCATTGATGAAGAAATTCTGATGGAATTATTCAAGCCGCTGAAGCACAGCTACGATGCTCTAGAGACAGATGAGCTCAGGCTTTGTTTCCTGTGCATGGCAGCTTATGGACAAGACGAAGAAATCGATGCGGATCAATTGATACAGTTGTGGTTGGCAGAGGGCCTCGTGAAAAGCAGATTTGAAGGGCGCTACGTTGTTCTCAAGATCTTGGTGGACCGATGTTTTGTCGACGTCGAGGTTAAAGAGGAAAACGGCATTGATAGTTGGAAAGTGAAAATCCATGATTTGCTCAGAGATATGGTGGTACACATCGCTGAGATCGACCAGAATAGCTTGTTCCTTGCAGGTCAGAGTTTAACATGGTTTCCATTCTCAGCACTTGAAAATGTACAATGGGTGAGGATATCACTGATGCACAACCGTATCAGATCTCTGCCTGACGAAATTTATTGCAGGAACCTGGTAACTCTGTTGTTGAACTCGACTACGATTGACGAGGTTCCGGAGCGCTTTCTGGAGTATCTATATATGTTAAAGGTACTTGATCTCAGCAACACGCCCATCAAATTCTTGCCAATGTCCATCCGACATTTGTACGATCTCCTCTATCTCCAGCTTTCCAATACCCAGATCAGGGTACTCCATGATCGAACATTTGAGCTGAGTAGAGTGCAGTTTTTAGATCTTTCTTTCTCCCCTCTCATCTGTATTCAATCCATGATAAAGAAGATGAAATGTCTCCGAATTCTCAAGTTAGCCCACTGTTATGATTTGGAGTTTGTTTCACCCGACATATCACAGCTCACTGGTCTGGAAGAGCTTGACATGTGGAAGACGCTGTTCGCATTTTCATGCGAGTTCGAAACAGGTCAAGAAATAAAAAAGGCTTCTTTGCAAGATGTATGCAAACTCCATCGTCTCAAGCGTCTGCGTCTAACCCTAAAATCCCCAATTGAGGAAAGAACAGTGGGGAATCTAGTGGAGCTTCAGGAACTTTGGCTACTTTGGATGCCCCAAGTCCGTCAAACACACCTACCCACTGACATGCGGGCCATGCACAACTTGGAGAGGCTCCACCTGTATGACTGTCACATTGAGGGAACCCCTGATTTATTCTCAGAATTACAAAATCTCAACTACTTAAAGCTTAAATCTTCTGAATTACTTCTCACTCTTTCCGGATTAGGGTTGAGCAGAttatcaaatttggaggaaataGAGATTGAGGAATGCCTTTTGCTCACGGAGTTGGGAGAAGAATTTGGTAGGAAAGGCTGTTTTCCAGTGCTGCGGAGGCTCAAACTGTGGATGTTACCTTCTCTGGAGAGTTTGCCTAGCTCTGTCGAAGAGGGGGCTCTCCCCAGGTTGCAGACATTGGCTATATTCCGTTGCATGAAAGTTAAAGTACTGCCATTGGGTCTTGATAATCTCAAGTCTCTGGAACAGATCAGAGGAGATAAGGAATGGTGGAATGAAATTAGCTCGGAAGATGAAGAGATGAAGAACCCTAGTCTTCATGCTAAGTACGTTGAAATTCTGGAAATCCATGATAATTATCATGTTTAA